A window from Mastomys coucha isolate ucsf_1 unplaced genomic scaffold, UCSF_Mcou_1 pScaffold2, whole genome shotgun sequence encodes these proteins:
- the LOC116097684 gene encoding sperm motility kinase Z-like, producing MYSNSEDEASEAKTAPNMFNEKVFTRQYTVLKTLGQGGTTEVRLCSHRLTGAHVVVKGLVNRGRWSEPMVPEVEIMKMLSHPNIVSLLQVIETEQNIYLIMEVAQGQQLRHRVQEAGCLKEDEARSIFVQLLSAIEYCHGEGIVHRDLKPDNVIVDEHGNIKIIDFGLGARFVPGQKLQRLCGAFQFIPPEIFLGHPYDGPKVDMWALGVLLYYMVTGFVPFTGTTLANISKNVLQGKYEIPYNLSKNVRSVLGLLLTADARQRPTAQDLLSHPWLQEGEKTLTFNSNGDTSFPDPDLVAAMQNIGFYEEEIRESLKHKKFDETMATYYLLRVQACQDDGNYVQTKVMNPGVTPFPSAADPDSFPLPPRRRASEPCLKILISSTERHPLRQSWGTNAPVPLRKTPTRGRGHKRSMTAPCLCLLRSTLVHVEDSSFCTSSQSEKASSDPEQSGTLTSSSLQPRGWAKWKKRIGSCLRTLCCCMSPPKKGPRKVWHQK from the coding sequence ATGTACTCTAATAGTGAGGATGAGGCATCAGAGGCCAAAACTGCGCCCAACATGTTCAATGAGAAGGTGTTCACCAGGCAGTACACTGTCCTGAAGACCTTGGGCCAGGGTGGCACTACTGAAGTGAGGCTATGCTCCCATCGCCTCACAGGTGCCCATGTTGTAGTCAAAGGGCTTGTGAATCGTGGCAGGTGGTCGGAGCCAATGGTGCCAGAAGTTGAAATCATGAAGATGCTCAGCCACCCGAACATTGTTTCCCTTCTGCAAGTGatagaaacagaacagaacattTATCTAATTATGGAAGTGGCCCAAGGACAACAGTTACGACATCGAGTCCAGGAGGCTGGATGCCTGAAGGAAGATGAAGCTAGAAGCATATTTGTTCAGTTGCTCAGTGCCATAGAATACTGTCATGGTGAAGGCATTGTTCACAGAGACCTAAAGCCTGACAATGTCATAGTGGATGAGCATGGAAATATCAAAATTATTGACTTTGGGCTAGGTGCCAGATTCGTGCCTGGGCAAAAACTGCAAAGGTTGTGCGGAGCCTTCCAGTTCATTCCTCCGGAGATATTCCTAGGGCATCCTTACGATGGCCCAAAAGTAGACATGTGGGCCTTGGGGGTTCTTCTGTATTATATGGTGACAGGATTTGTTCCATTTACAGGGACCACCTTGGCAAATATTAGCAAGAATGTTCTTCAAGGGAAGTATGAAATCCCTTATAATCTCTCTAAAAATGTAAGGAGTGTACTTGGCCTGTTATTGACAGCAGATGCAAGGCAGAGGCCAACCGCACAAGACCTCCTAAGTCATCCATGGCTTCAAGAAGGAGAAAAGACTTTGACATTTAATTCCAATGGAGACACCAGCTTCCCAGACCCTGACTTAGTGGCGGCCATGCAAAACATAGGGTTTTatgaggaggagatcagagaatCACTAAAACACAAAAAGTTTGATGAAACTATGGCTACATATTACTTACTGAGAGTTCAGGCATGTCAGGATGATGGAAATTATGTCCAAACAAAGGTAATGAATCCAGGAGTAACACCTTTCCCTTCAGCAGCAGACCCTGactctttccctctgcctcccaggagaaGGGCCAGTGAACCTTGCCTTAAAATATTAATCTCATCTACTGAAAGACATCCTCTAAGACAAAGTTGGGGGACAAATGCTCCTGTTCCACTCAGGAAGACACCCACGAGGGGCAGAGGTCACAAACGGTCCATGACTGCCCCGTGTCTTTGCTTACTAAGGAGCACTCTGGTGCATGTAGAAGATAGCAGCTTTTGTACTAGCTCCCAGTCAGAAAAGGCCTCAAGTGACCCAGAACAGAGTGGGACTTTAACTTCAAGCTCCCTGCAGCCTCGGGGCTGGGCAAAATGGAAGAAGAGGATTGGATCATGCCTCCGAACACTGTGTTGCTGCATGTCACCTCCCAAGAAGGGTCCAAGGAAGGTGTGGCACCAAAAGTGA